One segment of Synechococcus sp. A15-24 DNA contains the following:
- a CDS encoding HEAT repeat domain-containing protein, with product MSESDSTKRDQGLSSLSLDPDLLAEELAAEQDIDPLDAIEPEESQIDSQGVARACDQGLVWLQQGHDQRLQGLRIFCEHRDPRAVPLLLDLLKRPCPVERMSAVYALGRNPSPPAVEPLLSLLQSDGNAYVRKASAWSLGNYPDAPILNPLIRALQADVAAVRIWCPGSLAEAGSRSPAKADPAAGQLLVSLSIDSEPVVRSNSIWALGRLYEQLVAPRQLELVEALVSALLHDGEVSVRDEARTALEQLEDPSVLERLQTLIDEGFLS from the coding sequence ATGAGCGAAAGCGACTCCACGAAACGCGATCAGGGGTTGTCCAGCCTTTCACTGGATCCAGATTTGCTGGCGGAAGAGCTGGCCGCTGAACAGGACATCGACCCCCTTGATGCGATCGAGCCCGAGGAGTCACAGATCGACTCCCAGGGTGTGGCCAGGGCATGTGATCAAGGGCTGGTTTGGCTTCAGCAGGGGCATGACCAGCGACTTCAAGGGTTGAGGATTTTCTGCGAGCACCGGGATCCCCGTGCTGTTCCTCTCCTGCTCGATTTGTTGAAGCGGCCTTGCCCGGTAGAACGGATGAGTGCCGTTTATGCCCTGGGTCGTAATCCGTCTCCTCCTGCTGTCGAGCCGTTGCTGAGCCTGCTCCAATCCGATGGCAATGCATACGTTCGCAAGGCCTCGGCCTGGAGCCTGGGAAATTATCCGGATGCTCCGATCCTCAATCCGTTGATACGAGCGCTGCAGGCCGATGTGGCGGCGGTGCGGATCTGGTGCCCTGGGTCTCTGGCTGAAGCCGGGAGCCGATCACCGGCCAAGGCCGATCCCGCAGCCGGTCAACTCTTGGTCAGTCTCTCCATCGATAGCGAGCCCGTGGTGCGTAGCAACAGCATCTGGGCGCTTGGTCGTCTTTACGAGCAACTGGTGGCTCCCAGGCAACTGGAGCTGGTGGAGGCACTGGTGTCTGCTCTGCTCCACGACGGTGAGGTATCTGTCCGCGATGAGGCCCGCACAGCCCTTGAACAACTGGAAGATCCGAGTGTTCTTGAACGATTGCAGACCTTGATCGATGAAGGCTTCCTGAGCTGA
- a CDS encoding DUF2997 domain-containing protein encodes MPQRTVRFTIRPDGRVEELVEGVSGEACQQLTERLEAALGTVERRESTAEAFHQPEVQSQSLPNHLH; translated from the coding sequence ATGCCTCAACGCACCGTTCGTTTCACAATTCGGCCCGATGGTCGCGTGGAGGAACTGGTCGAGGGGGTGTCTGGCGAAGCGTGTCAGCAGCTCACCGAGCGTCTGGAAGCTGCCCTTGGAACGGTTGAACGTCGGGAATCCACCGCCGAAGCCTTCCATCAACCCGAGGTTCAGTCCCAGTCCCTTCCGAATCACCTGCACTGA
- a CDS encoding DUF1257 domain-containing protein: MSHFSTVKTELRQIDPLVQALNDLGYSPDQGERPIRGYRGQTVTADLAVSMDNGGDFGFRWNDQTGAYELVTDLDLWKQTIPIERFLSKLTQRYALNTVLKASVTEGFQVAEQQVKQDGSIELVVTRWDA, translated from the coding sequence ATGTCGCACTTCAGCACTGTCAAAACCGAATTGCGTCAAATCGATCCTCTCGTACAGGCGCTCAACGATCTTGGTTACTCACCGGATCAGGGTGAACGCCCTATTCGTGGCTATCGCGGCCAAACCGTGACTGCTGATCTCGCTGTATCTATGGACAACGGGGGTGATTTCGGATTCCGTTGGAATGATCAGACAGGTGCCTATGAGCTGGTCACCGACCTCGACTTGTGGAAGCAAACCATTCCCATTGAGCGCTTCCTCTCGAAGCTGACCCAGCGCTATGCCCTGAATACTGTCCTCAAAGCCAGCGTGACAGAGGGGTTTCAGGTTGCTGAACAGCAGGTCAAACAGGATGGTTCGATCGAACTGGTTGTGACCCGCTGGGACGCCTGA